Proteins encoded by one window of Puntigrus tetrazona isolate hp1 chromosome 25, ASM1883169v1, whole genome shotgun sequence:
- the lrrk2 gene encoding leucine-rich repeat serine/threonine-protein kinase 2 isoform X1: MADREELGIRLKKLLVRLNLQEGKQLGTMVQIIQDLLFLSHTDHCAELFSEQNVHVPLMLVLSSHFNSKVQQVGWSLLCRLMEICPNTLDSLANPHEYEFTEVHKQILKLLSAYQKDCKMMMVGLRALALLLKSDEIVIQVLDEEDVDVFSVVLEAMRSFNDKEEVQLQGCAALQLLLQTVSDAHLLEFIEEKDHEVVLEALRRFMDSENVVLQALKVLIPLASPASNIEILMSKPVKCYSLLCQAMDTWLDSEAVQETGCCLLQKFTSESYYNILVLNGVHKAAVKACVSYPENAKVQTTALSFLSALAECIARNECLDEDGNEKEEAKRREKAQGEEMLVWREACYTALERHADNAAVQEAACWALNSLLLHYHSFNHVELEGRPPLHSLIMAAMLLHSSSVEVFRAASCTLRTLIQHHSRMRALLLSHGIHVNIVHLMRKHESSSAVCESACKLLHTIFRGAWANLDDATLILGQILAALKTHNFIPEVQLEGLRASLVLLSPDRSLREHGTSVADPDTVDVSLRVLKNQCVLEGAHAVYLEALNRFISSEEIQECGLGVLSALADSSGAVDLMCQQGAIDTVLHTLQMFPQERDVHFWGLSLLFHLVSKKKLSRMMVPVLASVLVSSVRQHKEDAAMLLKGFQVVWKLLDTCSSAAAWLQREAFEKDIFQILRGMMADQRRYPLQAVSCLCLSKMVADGEIVYALLERACEDGDVDVAECLVQLGADVNKKTKSDSLIYQVCDRGAPLALLELLVSAGVHEQQLRGALSVCVRRGDDPAVTLLLSRLGLDHTNNALCLGSFRLGKMKASWLSTLLSERKTQTPIDKKNSKGQRLARQILSLQRNKGFVGADRLRSNASTSEYFTDEESDDSHISFDESLVHMFDEIESDGSDEPSHGSLLFNDSPEVGRKPAWRHHSRRRRGNSEGCHDETDPNVPLHKRFNSHNARGQGFIESSSPAALTLAADKEPIRLLDLSGNELGDLSCLMGGSALKQQIESLLRLDLSSNNLPEFPSVLCQNLRSLTRLDLQGNQLQSLPVELLGLPALNALNISRNCIGPLLLLDPTLRSPALRQLNLSFNQITIFPFQLGQVMDRLEELLLEGNQISELSLPLGLAELKILDISKNQVKIISDNFLTECLKLETFIASVNKISSLSHLPSKISTVKLSQNNFTTVPEIIINLPNLRSVDLRNNSISDLPGPSFWVSVNLRELMFSHNHISALDLSGPVHKWARLEKLHLSSNKLTEIPPQIGMLEDLTSLDVSQNEGLRSFPDEMGKLIHLWDLPLDGLQLQMDLKHIGNKTKDIIRFLQQRLKKAVPYYRMKLIVVGSPCSGKSSLIHHLMRLKRSQWQSDQRSVGVSVRDWVIKNKDKRSMLLNVWEFSGGEECSEFHPHFMSSRALYLVLYDLSKGPSEIDAVKPWLFNIKAVAGQSPVIVVGTHSDVCEEHHLQECVLKLREELLSQPGFPVIKENHILCACEDSESISRLRKAICKELVGFKIQGQPVIGQLIPDCYVELERRVLWERSHVPSDFPVLRHSRLLEIVQDTQLQLEEGELPHATHFLSEAGVLLHFDDPVLQLKDLYFIDPQWLCNLISQTLTLRSTGQWDSTRGVVQRTTVETFLYKSRCFPKDHLTQYFKLLEKFQIALPFGDDQLLIPSSLSDQRPVIELPHCENSEVIVRLYEMPYFPMGYWSRQISRLLEVSAFLLYGKEKALRPNRIYWRKGIYLSWSAEAYCLVEALSLEENPASFIKITVPCSRKGRVLFGQVVDHIDSLLEEWFPGLLTTDVCGTGETLLKKWALYSFSDGQNCQKMLLEDLLSNINEDGLLVNPEDPSCTLPISQISPDLVLSDQPSSTILDPEQLEMELSMEYRLGDGGFGSVYKAVYKNEEVAVKIFNKHASTLYVHRLVRQELAVLGRLCHPSLVGLLAASCNPHILVMELAPCGSLDSLFERENSSLSRKLQHRIALHVADGLRYLHSSMIIYRDLKPHNVLLFNVKTDAEVIAKITDYGIAQYCCSMGVRSSEGTPGTASITVIEQRMFVHGLHSLNLPHAGFRAPEVARGNVIYNVQADVYSFGLLLYDLMTYGERISDGMKFPSEFDEVAVQGKLPDPVKYYDCSPWPGFESLMRECLRGNPQDRPTSAEVFDRLNSAEMLCLMRELILMSLPGECLTVSGASGGANGGKKTCVWIGGGSSSQKLGCVTSVDLETGGTLSQEIDSSPILCMAIVRAPGSCSDWLVAGTQSGSLLIMDTGNAEVLHCLKSVKDSVTSLYFHTHRHFKNYLLVGTADGSLFIYEDSVLEVKNGGPVKTLQVGDVNTPLMCLGPFSQTQERKELWAACGSRVFSLTMDYDIYRSIDTKPKLLYSQQGRISSIPCISRLAVDKHVYLSKRGGHAVEVWDKKTERMMNLIDCAQLLGLSPTKKHKVRNEDRSRQTDRSSAIVKALLVQHSGTLWIGTKAGHILLVEVSSCQLLRTISPHCHSIRCMGSVLLDALNRKNVILVLGRRQRVLQERIQTQALEDSVLTVWNGSLPLEVRDLIRHCELRAKIAGKMRETLLN; the protein is encoded by the exons ATGGCTGATAGAGAGGAGCTTGGGATCAggctgaagaagctgctggtGAGGTTGAATCTTCAGGAGGGGAAGCAGTTGGGCACCATGGTCCAGATCATACAGGACCTCCTGTTCCTGTCCCACACGGACCACTGTG CTGAGCTGTTTTCCGAGCAGAACGTCCATGTGCCCCTGATGCTGGTGCTGTCATCGCATTTCAACAGCAAAGTTCAGCAG GTTGGCTGGTCTCTGCTGTGTCGTCTAATGGAGATCTGTCCCAACACTCTGGATAGTCTGGCCAACCCACATGAATatgagtttacggaggtgcACAA GCAGATTCTTAAGTTGCTTTCAGCGTATCAGAAAGACTGCAAGATGATGATGGTTGGACTGAGAGCTCTGGCTCTTCTACTGAAGTCAG ATGAGATTGTGATACAGGTTTTAGATGAGGAGGATGTGGACGTGTTTTCTGTGGTTCTGGAGGCCATGCGGTCATTTAATGACAAAGAAGAGGTTCAGCTACAGGGATGTGCTGCTTTACAACTGCTGCTACAAACGG TTTCTGATGCTCATCTGTTGGAGTTCATTGAGGAAAAGGACCATGAGGTGGTTTTGGAGGCGCTCAGGCGGTTCATGGACAGTGAGAATGTGGTACTGCAAGCTCTAAAAGTCCTCATACCACTGGCTTCTCCGG CCAGCAATATCGAGATTCTGATGTCCAAACCCGTTAAATGCTACAGTCTGCTGTGTCAGGCTATGGACACGTGGCTCGACTCGGAGGCCGTACAGGAGACCGGATGCTGTTTGTTACAGAAGTTCACATCCG AGAGTTACTATAACATACTGGTACTTAATGGTGTCCATAAGGCGGCGGTGAAAGCGTGTGTGTCTTATCCTGAAAATGCCAAGGTGCAGACCACCGCCCTGTCCTTCCTGAGCGCACTCG CGGAGTGCATTGCACGGAATGAATGTCTTGACGAAGACGGGAATGAGAAGGAAGAGGCGAAACGGAGAGAGAAAGCTCAAGGAGAGGAGATGCTTGTGTGGAGAGAGGCCTGTTATACCGCTTTAGAGAGACATGCTGACAATGCTGCAGTGCAG GAAGCTGCATGTTGGGCTTTAAACAGCTTGCTGCTTCATTACCACTCATTTAACCACGTGGAACTGGAAGGAAG GCCTCCTCTTCATTCTCTCATTATGGCCGCCATGCTTTTGCATTCGTCCAGTGTGGAGGTTTTCCGAGCCGCTTCCTGTACACTACGTACGCTAATACAGCACCACA GTAGGATGAGGGCTCTGCTTCTGTCACATGGCATTCATGTCAACATCGTGCATCTGATGCGGAAACACGAGAGCTCCAGCGCTGTGTGTGAAAGTGCCTGCAAACTGCTTCACACAATCTTCCGGGGAGC GTGGGCTAATCTAGATGATGCGACCCTGATCCTCGGTCAGATCCTGGCCGCTCTGAAGACTCATAACTTCATCCCTGAAGTTCAGCTGGAGGGTCTTAGAGCCAGTTTAGTTCTTCTGAGCCCAG ACAGGAGTTTAAGAGAACATGGCACCTCAGTGGCGGATCCTGACACAGTGGACGTGTCCCTGCGGGTGCTGAAGAACCAGTGCGTACTTGAGGGAGCTCATGCTGTCTATCTAGAGGCACTTAATAGG tttatCAGTAGTGAGGAGATTCAAGAGTGTGGACTTGGTGTGCTCTCGGCACTAGCTGACAGCTCTGGAGCGGTTGACCTCATGTGCCAACAGGGGGCGATAGATACGGTTCTTCATACGCTGCAGATGTTTCCACAGGAGCGAG ATGTTCACTTCTGGGGTCTTAGTCTTCTGTTTCACCTCGTCTCTAAGAAGAAGCTCTCTCGTATGATGGTGCCTGTACTTGCATCAGTTTTGGTGAGCTCAGTACGGCAACACAAAGAGGACGCAGCCATGCTTCTAAAG GGTTTCCAGGTGGTGTGGAAGTTGTTGGACACCTGCTCGAGTGCCGCTGCATGGCTGCAGAGAGAAGCCTTCGAGAAAGACATCTTCCAGATCCTGCGGGGGATGATGGCAGACCAACGCAGATATCCA TTGCAGGCGGTGAGTTGCCTGTGCCTGTCTAAGATGGTGGCGGACGGTGAGATCGTGTACGCGCTGCTGGAGAGAGCGTGTGAGGACGGTGACGTGGACGTGGCAGAATGTCTCGTCCAGCTGGGCGCCGACGTCAACAAGAAGACAAAGAGCGATTCACTCATATATCAG GTTTGCGATCGGGGGGCTCCCCTGGCTTTGCTGGAGCtgctggtttctgctggtgttCATGAGCAGCAGTTACGGGGAGCACTGAGCGTGTGCGTCAGGAGGGGTGACGACCCCGCGGTCACCCTCCTCCTCAGCCGTTTGGGGCTGGACCACACCAACAATGCCTTGTGCCTCGGGAGCTTCCGCCTCGGAAAAATGAAGGCTTCTTGGCTCAGCACTCTGCTCTCGGAGCGCAAAACTCAGACTCCAATCGACAAGAAGAACA GTAAAGGTCAACGATTGGCCAGACAGATCTTGTCGCTCCAAAGAAACAAAGGATTTGTGGGAGCTGATAGATTACGGAGTAACGCCAGCACATCAGAATATTTCACCGATGAGGAAAGCGATGACTCGCACATTTCCTTTGATGAAAGCTTGGTCCATATGTTTGATGAAATTGAGAGCGATG GGAGTGATGAGCCTTCCCATGGATCGTTGCTTTTCAATGATTCCCCAGAAGTGGGCAGGAAGCCTGCTTGGAGACATCACAGTCGGCGTAGACGTGGCAATTCAGAGGGATGTCACGATGAGACCGATCCAAACGTCCCTCTGCATAAGCGCTTTAACTCTCACAACGCTAGAG GGCAGGGTTTTATTGAAAGCTCAAGTCCTGCTGCTCTTACTCTGGCCGCGGACAAAGAACCCATCCGTCTGCTCGACCTATCAGGGAATGAGCTGGGCGATCTTTCCTGTTTGATGGGCGGGAGCGCTCTCAAACAGCAGATTGAAAGCCTTCTAAGGCTCGATTTGAGCAGCAACAATCTACCAGAGTTTCCCAGTGTTCTCTGTCAG aATTTAAGAAGTCTTACCCGTCTAGATCTTCAAGGAAACCAACTGCAGTCACTTCCTGTGGAACTCCTGGGTTTGCCTGCACTAAACGCACTCAATATTTCTCGCAACTGCATTGGTCCTCTTCTGCTGCTGGACCCAACTTTACGTAGCCCAGCCTTACGCCAGCTCAACCTATCTTTTAACCAGATCACCATCTTCCCCTTCCAGCTGGGACAGGTCATGGACAGGCTGGAGGAGCTCTTGTTGGAGGG CAATCAGATATCAGAACTTTCTCTCCCACTTGGCCTGGCTGAACTGAAAATTTTAGACATCAGCAaaaatcaagttaaaataatttctgataATTTCCTCACTGAATGTCTCAAGTTGGAAACTTTCATCGCTTCGGTTAACAAAATCA GTTCATTGTCACACCTTCCTTCCAAAATATCCACTGTTAAATTATCACAGAACAATTTCACAACTGTTCCTGAAATAATCATCAACCTGCCAAA TTTGCGTTCGGTGGACTTGAGAAATAACAGCATTAGCGATCTGCCGGGTCCGTCTTTCTGGGTCAGTGTAAACCTGAGAGAGCTGATGTTCAGTCATAATCACATCTCTGCGCTCGACCTGAGCGGTCCGGTGCACAAGTGGGCCAGACTGGAGAAACTTCATTTAAGCTCCAACAAACTGACCGAG ATACCTCCTCAGATTGGTATGTTGGAAGACCTGACGTCTCTAGATGTTAGTCAGAATGAAGGTTTGCGCTCTTTCCCCGATGAGATGGGAAAGCTCATTCATTTATGGGATCTACCTCTAGACGGCCTGCAGCTCCAGATGGACCTCAAACACATTGGGAACAAAACCAAAGACATCATAAG GTTCTTGCAGCAGCGTCTGAAGAAAGCTGTCCCGTATTACCGCATGAAACTCATTGTGGTCGGCAGCCCATGTAGCGGGAAAAGCTCTTTGATTCATCATCTGATGAGACTCAAACGCTCTCAGTGGCAATCTGACCAACGCAGCGTTGGCGTCAGCGTCAGAGACTGGGTCAtcaaaaacaaagacaagaGGAGCATGCTGCTGAATGTTTGGGAGTTCTCAG GTGGTGAAGAGTGCAGTGAATTTCACCCTCACTTTATGAGCTCCAGGGCTCTCTATCTAGTCCTGTATGACCTGAGTAAAGGACCCAGTGAAATAGACGCCGTCAAACCCTGGCTCTTCaacattaaa GCTGTAGCCGGGCAGTCTCCTGTGATTGTGGTTGGAACTCATTCAGATGTGTGTGAAGAGCACCACCTACAGGAGTGTGTTCTGAAGCTGCGAGAGGAGCTGCTGTCTCAACCGGGCTTTCCAGTGATCAAAGAGAACCACATACTATGCGCCTGTGAAGACTCTGAGTCTATCAGCAGGTTGCGCAAAGCCATATGTAAAGAGCTTGTTGGGTTCAAG ATCCAGGGTCAGCCGGTAATAGGGCAGCTGATTCCAGACTGCTATGTGGAGTTGGAGAGGAGAGTTTTATGGGAGAGGTCACATGTACCCAGTGATTTCCCCGTGCTCAgacacagcagactgctggagATCGTACAGGACACACAGCTGCAGCTGGAGGAGGGAGAGTTGCCCCACGCCACCCACTTCCTAAGCGAGGCTG GTGTCCTGCTTCACTTTGATGATCCAGTGCTTCAGCTAAAGGATTTGTACTTCATTGACCCACAATGGCTTTGTAACCTCATCTCACag ACGTTGACTCTGAGGAGCACTGGTCAGTGGGACAGCACTAGAGGAGTAGTGCAGCGAACCACTGTGGAAACGTTTCTTTACAAAAGTCGCTGTTTCCCCAAAGATCACCTGACTCAGTACTTCAAACTATTGGAAAAGTTTCAAATCGCCCTGCCCTTTGGAGATGACCAGTTACTTATACCTAGCAG CCTGTCAGATCAAAGGCCTGTGATTGAACTCCCCCACTGTGAGAATTCAGAAGTGATTGTTCGGCTTTATGAGATGCCGTACTTCCCCATGGGCTACTGGTCCAGACAGATCAGCCGTCTATTAGAAGTGTCTGCTTTCCTGCTCTACGGCAAAG AGAAAGCGTTGAGGCCGAACCGGATCTACTGGAGGAAGGGCATCTATCTGAGCTGGTCTGCTGAAGCTTACTGTCTGGTGGAAGCCTTGTCTCTAGAAGAGAACCCTGCTAGCTTTATCAAGATCACCGTCCCCTGCTCTCGCAAAG GTCGCGTGTTGTTTGGGCAGGTGGTGGATCACATCGACTCTCTGCTGGAGGAATGGTTCCCGGGCCTCCTCACCACTGATGTCTGCGGCACTGGAGAGACACTGCTTAAGAAATGGGCTCTGTACAGCTTCAGCGACGGACAAAACTGCCAGAAGATGCTGCTGGAAGATCTGCTCTCCAACATCAATGAAG ATGGTCTGCTGGTGAACCCAGAGGACCCCAGCTGTACTCTGCCCATCTCTCAGATATCACCAGATCTGGTCCTGAGTGACCAGCCCTCCAGCACCATACTGGACCCAGAGCAGCTGGAGATGGAGCTCTCTATGGAGTATAGGTTAG gaGACGGAGGCTTCGGCTCTGTATATAAAGCCGTGTACAAGAATGAGGAAGTTGCTGTGAAGATTTTCAATAAACACGCATCTACACTTTATGTTCATCGTCTGGTACGACAG GAACTGGCAGTGCTCGGCAGACTGTGTCACCCCAGTTTGGTGGGGCTTTTGGCTGCCAGTTGTAACCCACACATTCTTGTGATGGAACTCGCCCCATGTGGGTCTCTGGACTCGCTTTTCGAGCGTGAAAATAGCAGTCTCAGCCGCAAGCTACAGCACAGGATAGCGCTGCATGTGGCGGACGGTCTGAG GTATTTGCACTCATCTATGATCATCTACCGAGATCTGAAGCCGCACAACGTTCTGTTGTTCAACGTGAAGACGGACGCTGAAGTCATCGCTAAAATCACAGACTACGGCATAGCGCAGTACTGCTGCAGCATGGGCGTCCGCAGCTCAGAGGGAACACCGGGTACCGCTAGCATAACGGTTATTGAACAGAGGATGTTTGTTCATGGGTTACATTCATTGAATCTTCCACACGCAGGTTTTAGAGCGCCGGAGGTCGCCCGAGGTAACGTCATCTATAACGTCCAAGCGGATGTGTATTCATTTGGTCTGCTGCTGTATGACCTTATGACCTACGGCGAGCGGATATCCGATGGGATGAAGTTTCCCAGTGAGTTCGATGAGGTGGCTGTGCAGGGAAAACTACCAG ATCCCGTTAAATATTACGACTGTTCACCGTGGCCAGGGTTTGAGTCTTTGATGAGGGAATGTTTGAGAGGAAACCCACAGGACAGGCCTACATCTGCTGAG GTGTTCGATCGACTGAATTCTGCCGAGATGCTTTGTCTGATGCGAGAGCTGATATTGATGAGTTTGCCCGGTGAGTGTCTTACTGTCTCCGGGGCCAGCGGCGGCGCAAACGGAGGCAAAAAAACTTGCGTGTGGATTGGAGGTGGCAGCTCCAGCCAGAAACTGGGCTGTGTGACATCTGTGGACCTGGAGACGGGGGGAACCTTGAGCCAG GAGATCGACAGCAGTCCCATCCTCTGCATGGCGATCGTCAGAGCTCCAGGGTCATGCAGTGACTGGTTAGTTGCTGGAACGCAGTCAGGTTCGCTTCTCATCATGGATACCGGGAACGCAGAGGTTCTGCACTGCCTGAAAAGTGTGAAGGACTCTGTGACGTCCCTATACTTTCACACTCACAG ACACTTTAAGAATTACCTTTTGGTCGGGACAGCGGATGGATCGCTATTCATTTATGAAGATTCGGTCCTGGAG GTGAAGAATGGCGGTCCAGTGAAAACACTGCAGGTTGGTGATGTGAACACTCCTCTGATGTGTCTTGGTCCATTCAGTCAAACACAGGAGCGCAAAGAGTTGTGGGCCGCCTGTGGCAGCAGGGTGTTCTCGCTCACAATGGATTACGACATCTATAGAAGCATAGACACCAAACCCAAACTTCTGTACTC gCAGCAGGGTCGAATCAGCAGTATTCCTTGCATATCACGCTTAGCAGTGGACAAACATGTGTATTTAAGTAAAAGGGGCGGTCAcgctgtggaggtctgggataAGAAGACTGAGAGGATGATGAACCTCATTGACTGCGCACAGCTGCTCGG GTTAAGTCCCACCAAAAAGCACAAGGTCCGGAATGAAGACCGGTCTAGACAGACGGATCGGTCTTCGGCGATAGTTAAAGCTCTGTTGGTCCAGCACAGCGGTACTCTGTGGATCGGGACCAAAGCGGGACACATCCTGTTGGTGGAAGTCTCCAGCTGCCAGCTACTTCGGACCATCAGCCCTCACTGCCACTCCATACGCTGCATGGGCTCTGTGCTGCTGG ACGCGCTCAACCGAAAGAATGTTATTCTGGTACTGGGCAGACGGCAACGCGTTTTACAAGAACGAATCCAAACGCAAG CGCTGGAGGATTCGGTCCTGACGGTGTGGAACGGTTCGCTTCCTCTGGAGGTCAGAGACCTGATCAGGCACTGCGAGCTACGAGCAAAGATCGCCGGGAAAATGAGAGAAACGCTCCTAAACTGA